A window from Chitinophaga filiformis encodes these proteins:
- a CDS encoding TIGR00730 family Rossman fold protein, which produces MNDRLMHLKERDWTETKAHSSWQIFKIMAEFVDGFESLAKMGPCISIFGSARTKPGSRYYELAHDIAKRLADEGFGIITGGGPGVMEAANRGAQEVKGKSVGVNISLPHEQNPNPYIDHDKNMHFDYFFVRKVMFTKYSQGFVMMPGGFGTMDEFFEVATLIQTKKMTETPMVLVGREYWSGLLEWIRSTMMEKESNISPEDLGLLKLFDTADEVVEYFRVFYTTNKLRPNF; this is translated from the coding sequence ATGAACGATCGTTTAATGCATTTGAAGGAGAGAGACTGGACAGAAACAAAAGCACATTCCAGCTGGCAGATATTCAAGATCATGGCCGAGTTCGTGGATGGCTTTGAATCTCTCGCAAAAATGGGCCCCTGTATCTCTATATTCGGTTCTGCACGTACTAAACCCGGAAGCAGGTATTATGAACTGGCGCACGATATCGCCAAACGACTGGCGGATGAAGGCTTCGGCATTATCACGGGGGGAGGCCCCGGTGTTATGGAAGCCGCCAACAGAGGAGCGCAGGAAGTAAAAGGGAAATCTGTCGGTGTGAATATCTCACTGCCGCATGAACAGAACCCCAACCCGTATATTGACCATGACAAGAACATGCACTTTGATTACTTCTTTGTGCGTAAAGTAATGTTCACTAAATATTCACAGGGCTTTGTCATGATGCCCGGCGGCTTCGGCACCATGGATGAATTTTTCGAAGTAGCCACACTTATCCAGACCAAGAAAATGACGGAAACCCCAATGGTGCTGGTGGGCAGGGAATACTGGAGCGGGCTGCTGGAGTGGATCCGCAGCACCATGATGGAAAAGGAAAGCAATATTTCGCCGGAAGATCTGGGCCTGTTAAAGCTGTTTGATACAGCCGACGAAGTTGTGGAATACTTCAGGGTATTCTACACAACAAATAAGTTGCGCCCCAACTTCTAG
- a CDS encoding FAD-binding oxidoreductase, which yields MIDFAKVNTRHLEAFREIVGTAYVIVDTEHLDNYAHDETEDLHYLPEVVLKPDTTEQLSRIMRLCQQEGLPVTPRGGGTGLSGGALPQWGGVLISMERFNRILDLDERNLQVTTEPGVITEVLQDAVKEKGLFYPPDPSSRGSCFIGGNIAENSGGPKAVKYGVVKDYVLNLEMVLPSGDVIWTGANVLKNATGYNLTQLVVGSEGTLGIVTKIVLRLIPLPKFNLLMLVPFRSAENACAAVSAIFRAGFTPSAMEFMERDALDWVSKYVDSSTVKIEDDVQAHLLIEVDGNYPDVLMQEMEGIAGVVTEFDCGEILFAEDHQQKEELWKLRRRVAEAVKANSVYKEEDTVVPRAELPVLLKGVKDIGRKYGFHSVCYGHAGDGNLHVNIIRGELTEEQWNGTLKEGIREIFLLVKQLGGTISGEHGIGLVQKSYMDVIFDNTSMQLMRQIKQVFDPSNILNRGKIFD from the coding sequence ATGATCGATTTTGCGAAAGTAAATACCCGCCATCTCGAAGCTTTTCGTGAGATAGTAGGGACGGCGTATGTGATAGTTGATACAGAGCACCTGGACAACTATGCACATGATGAAACAGAAGATTTGCACTATCTGCCAGAGGTGGTGTTGAAACCGGATACTACCGAACAACTGAGCCGCATTATGCGCTTGTGCCAGCAGGAAGGCCTGCCGGTCACGCCCCGCGGCGGTGGTACAGGTCTGAGCGGTGGCGCATTGCCACAATGGGGCGGTGTGCTTATCTCCATGGAACGGTTTAACCGGATCCTTGACCTGGATGAAAGGAACCTGCAGGTGACCACTGAACCCGGTGTGATCACAGAGGTATTGCAGGACGCTGTAAAAGAAAAGGGCTTATTTTATCCTCCCGACCCCAGCAGCAGAGGCTCCTGCTTTATCGGGGGGAATATTGCAGAGAACTCCGGAGGGCCTAAAGCTGTTAAATATGGGGTAGTGAAGGACTACGTGCTGAACCTGGAAATGGTACTTCCCTCCGGGGATGTGATCTGGACGGGGGCTAATGTGCTGAAAAATGCCACCGGCTACAACCTGACGCAGCTGGTGGTAGGTAGTGAAGGTACACTGGGCATTGTTACCAAGATCGTACTCCGCCTGATACCACTGCCGAAGTTCAACCTCCTGATGCTGGTGCCTTTCCGGTCTGCTGAAAATGCCTGTGCAGCAGTAAGCGCTATCTTCCGGGCAGGGTTCACGCCTTCCGCCATGGAATTCATGGAAAGGGATGCCCTGGATTGGGTGAGCAAGTATGTAGACAGCAGCACTGTTAAAATAGAAGATGATGTGCAGGCCCACCTCCTGATAGAAGTGGACGGAAACTATCCCGATGTGCTGATGCAGGAGATGGAAGGAATCGCAGGCGTAGTGACTGAGTTCGACTGTGGGGAGATCCTTTTTGCAGAAGATCATCAGCAGAAAGAAGAGCTCTGGAAATTGCGCCGCCGGGTGGCGGAAGCTGTCAAGGCCAATTCTGTTTATAAAGAGGAAGACACTGTAGTACCAAGGGCAGAACTACCGGTGTTGCTGAAAGGTGTAAAAGACATAGGACGTAAATATGGTTTCCATTCTGTGTGTTACGGACATGCGGGCGATGGTAACCTGCATGTGAATATCATCCGGGGAGAACTGACGGAAGAGCAATGGAACGGTACGCTGAAAGAAGGTATCCGCGAGATCTTCCTGCTGGTAAAGCAACTGGGAGGCACCATCAGCGGAGAACATGGAATAGGCCTGGTACAGAAAAGTTATATGGATGTGATATTCGATAACACCTCCATGCAATTGATGCGGCAGATCAAGCAGGTGTTTGACCCATCCAATATACTGAACAGGGGAAAGATTTTTGATTGA
- a CDS encoding PorP/SprF family type IX secretion system membrane protein: MKQIFKHIAGCIMLLTATLEGNAQDMHFSQYFNSPLLTNPANTGFIPDGNYRIGINYRNQWASIPVPYKTMSVFGDFQLFRDRLEYGWLGLGGVVLRDVAGSGNLTSTKAYASIAYHQLLGQSSLLSLGFNVGSASKRVDVTKLTFGDQWNGKFFDAQVPTAEPFSQTKISYFDMQVGMNYAYFPTDNIYINVGVSAQHINTPRETFFAGDNEIARRYIAFLNGSFKLSDKVIVNPSAYYARQARATEKVFGGNLAYNLSGDGGTQLYGGAYYRMNDAAVFLVGYQLNRVKIMFSYDVTTSSLAQFNNRRGAYEIGIVYTGLYPNRSFTGARRSVICPSF; encoded by the coding sequence ATGAAGCAGATTTTTAAACACATCGCAGGTTGTATAATGTTGTTAACCGCAACATTGGAAGGGAATGCACAGGATATGCATTTCTCGCAGTACTTCAATTCACCGCTCCTTACAAACCCTGCTAATACAGGCTTCATTCCGGACGGCAACTACCGTATCGGCATCAATTACCGTAACCAGTGGGCCAGTATCCCGGTTCCTTATAAGACCATGTCAGTCTTTGGAGATTTTCAGTTGTTCCGTGACAGGCTTGAATATGGCTGGTTAGGTTTAGGCGGTGTAGTATTAAGGGACGTGGCAGGCAGTGGTAATCTGACCTCCACCAAAGCATACGCATCTATCGCCTATCACCAGTTGCTGGGACAGAGCAGCCTGTTATCGCTGGGCTTCAATGTAGGATCTGCCAGTAAAAGGGTAGATGTAACGAAACTGACCTTCGGCGACCAGTGGAATGGAAAGTTCTTTGACGCCCAGGTACCTACTGCAGAACCTTTCAGCCAGACAAAGATCTCTTACTTTGATATGCAGGTAGGGATGAACTATGCCTATTTCCCTACAGACAATATCTACATTAATGTCGGTGTATCGGCACAACACATCAATACACCAAGGGAAACATTCTTCGCAGGAGATAATGAGATTGCACGCCGGTACATCGCCTTCCTGAACGGAAGCTTTAAACTGAGCGATAAAGTGATAGTGAATCCCTCCGCCTACTACGCAAGGCAGGCCAGAGCTACAGAGAAAGTGTTTGGTGGTAACCTGGCCTATAATCTTTCCGGCGACGGAGGAACACAGTTGTATGGTGGCGCCTATTACCGTATGAACGACGCGGCCGTATTCCTGGTGGGATATCAGCTGAACAGGGTGAAGATCATGTTCAGTTACGACGTAACCACATCATCATTGGCACAGTTCAATAACCGCCGCGGCGCTTATGAGATTGGTATTGTTTATACCGGCTTGTATCCCAACCGTAGTTTTACAGGCGCCAGAAGGTCTGTTATTTGTCCTTCGTTTTAA